One window of Leucobacter komagatae genomic DNA carries:
- a CDS encoding pyridoxal phosphate-dependent decarboxylase family protein has product MTAREGAAGAQGTGPELTGPSASAILAELADLRSRDAPTQGGRVLSYVYDSGVAELDELARDAAELTRPLNALDPTTFPSIAVMERELIAFMRRALHGSTSRFGAGPVVGSVTSGGTESCLLAVKTARDLWRAEHPELAAKLARAGKKPRLVTAATVHAAFQKAARMFDLEWDPVDCEPDGSVRAAGFEAKLGADVALVVVSAPAYPNGAIDPIAEVAGLAKAFELSCHVDACFGGLALPWWPGLAPWDFRVPGVTSISADLHKFGYAPKGVSVLLHRGRRRHRAQFFATTSWPGYPVVNPTLLGSKPASPLAAAWAITKRLGSDGYAALTASCVRSAETIVREASIIRGLSVWGAPSGPSIALMTDDSVPEDERVDPHHLADELATLGFRIQHQPGFTQRNGVRLPHTAHLTITPVTERTLPELVAGLRTAADSVRGRPRATPRLEMLGLQALGYAPKREGGSYRVPSPDMAWRILKIAGAGGSGSSLPGKLAPLMALAEHLPAPVAEAILTELLARVSEP; this is encoded by the coding sequence AGGGCGCGGCCGGGGCGCAGGGCACCGGGCCCGAGCTCACGGGGCCCTCCGCTTCCGCGATCCTCGCCGAGCTTGCGGATCTCCGATCGCGCGACGCCCCGACCCAGGGCGGCCGCGTGCTCTCCTACGTGTACGACTCGGGCGTCGCTGAGCTCGACGAACTCGCGCGCGACGCCGCGGAGCTCACGCGCCCGCTCAACGCACTGGACCCGACGACCTTCCCGTCGATCGCGGTCATGGAGCGCGAACTCATCGCGTTCATGCGGCGCGCGCTCCACGGCTCGACCTCGCGCTTTGGGGCCGGCCCCGTCGTCGGGAGCGTCACGAGCGGCGGCACGGAGAGCTGCCTACTCGCGGTCAAGACGGCGCGCGACCTCTGGCGTGCGGAGCACCCGGAGCTCGCCGCGAAGCTCGCCCGTGCGGGCAAGAAGCCCCGGCTCGTCACCGCGGCGACGGTGCACGCCGCATTTCAGAAGGCCGCCCGCATGTTCGATCTCGAGTGGGATCCCGTGGACTGCGAGCCTGACGGTTCGGTGCGGGCCGCGGGCTTCGAGGCCAAGCTTGGCGCCGACGTCGCGCTCGTGGTCGTCTCGGCCCCCGCCTACCCGAACGGCGCGATCGACCCGATCGCCGAGGTCGCCGGGCTGGCGAAGGCGTTTGAACTCTCGTGCCACGTTGACGCGTGTTTCGGGGGCCTCGCGCTCCCCTGGTGGCCGGGGCTCGCCCCGTGGGACTTCCGCGTACCCGGCGTCACGAGCATCTCAGCCGACCTGCACAAGTTTGGGTACGCGCCGAAGGGCGTCTCCGTGCTGCTGCATCGGGGCCGCAGGCGTCACCGCGCCCAGTTCTTCGCGACGACGAGCTGGCCCGGTTACCCGGTCGTGAACCCGACGCTGCTTGGGTCGAAGCCCGCTTCGCCCCTCGCCGCCGCCTGGGCAATCACGAAGCGCCTCGGCTCCGACGGCTACGCGGCGCTCACCGCGTCGTGTGTTCGCTCGGCCGAGACCATTGTGCGCGAGGCATCGATTATCCGCGGGCTCAGCGTGTGGGGTGCCCCCTCCGGCCCGTCGATCGCGCTGATGACCGACGACTCGGTGCCCGAGGACGAACGGGTCGACCCGCACCACCTGGCAGACGAGCTCGCGACCCTCGGCTTTCGCATCCAGCACCAGCCCGGGTTTACGCAGCGGAACGGGGTGCGGCTTCCGCACACCGCGCACCTGACGATCACCCCGGTCACTGAGCGGACCCTGCCCGAACTCGTCGCAGGCCTCCGCACCGCGGCCGACAGCGTGCGCGGCCGCCCGCGGGCGACTCCGCGGCTCGAAATGCTAGGCCTGCAGGCCCTCGGCTACGCGCCGAAGCGCGAGGGCGGCAGCTACCGAGTTCCCTCGCCAGACATGGCCTGGCGCATCCTCAAGATCGCGGGAGCCGGCGGATCAGGATCCTCATTGCCCGGCAAACTCGCGCCGCTTATGGCGCTCGCCGAGCACCTCCCGGCGCCCGTCGCCGAGGCTATCCTCACGGAGCTCCTCGCGCGCGTGAGCGAGCCCTAG
- a CDS encoding TetR/AcrR family transcriptional regulator: protein MIEGAATVFNEVGYRSAVISAISRAAKITPGGMYHYFDSKEDIAQAVLDEFEARWSVVPERAPEDSPLGMLISMTLRQMQRLHKDRIVRAGFRMTFEPGTLPTPNTSFAEQWLASVAAVLVDAREAGELTSDANADEIAWTIVSGFVGTYTLAETIGQHANLLSRMEAVLAGALREHLDPDHRDRVLTALRYSVAAISDTDA from the coding sequence GTGATCGAGGGCGCGGCAACGGTCTTCAACGAGGTCGGGTACCGCAGCGCGGTAATCTCAGCGATCTCTCGCGCCGCGAAGATCACGCCCGGTGGCATGTACCACTACTTTGACTCCAAGGAAGACATCGCGCAGGCGGTGCTCGACGAGTTCGAGGCCCGCTGGTCGGTCGTCCCCGAGCGCGCGCCAGAGGATTCGCCCCTCGGGATGCTCATCTCGATGACCCTCCGCCAGATGCAGCGCCTTCACAAAGACCGCATCGTTCGCGCGGGGTTCCGGATGACATTTGAGCCAGGCACGCTTCCCACCCCAAACACCAGCTTCGCTGAGCAGTGGCTCGCCTCGGTCGCCGCGGTCCTCGTCGACGCACGCGAGGCCGGGGAGCTCACGTCAGATGCGAACGCGGATGAGATCGCGTGGACGATCGTCTCGGGCTTCGTTGGCACCTACACCCTCGCCGAGACGATCGGCCAGCACGCGAACCTGCTCTCCCGCATGGAGGCCGTGCTCGCCGGCGCGCTGCGAGAGCACCTCGATCCCGACCACCGGGACCGCGTGCTCACCGCGCTGCGCTACTCGGTCGCCGCTATCTCAGACACCGACGCTTAG
- a CDS encoding FtsK/SpoIIIE domain-containing protein — protein sequence MRILIDLDGAREVVDLVAWQQQATLAEFLESTGLTAIGPDPIMLDGQAVAPDTLMDELTFLEGSVLTRDQGAPVGVISGWNVAVGAGTETRPAVPVPERRKLVVGRSPQADIVLPTESASWEHCTVELEDDGVRLRDSGSTNGTYVDGTRVDEDGVLITSVRTVVVGGAALNIRPSLSEPIAPAPGSLHNLTPAATAPFNRPPRPGRPQAPEPIEPPAPKEVPPASKFNVITVVAPLIMAVVLVIVLGDMRFAMFAMLSPVMAVGMYFEQKRRRKKNLQEEEERFAEALTVFAEEATQAAAEESARRQDTIPDPAAVIRRPALPSTLMWQRRPGAHDFLSLHVGVGDVLWKPALDTRASSRLDERVKTTLESTRMSAAPVLADLNNAGVIGIVGDRDGALALARSLVTQAATHCGPADLTIGVFCDGGREHDWDWASWLPHTRQAGASAGARWMSNQRETSTSMLRTLQENIEGLPTPTMLTVLDSEVLTEGRESPAREMLGYGRKTPGSVERVGERARLVSGIVIAATADQLPAACTVVVDVAADAAATVHHPEELTQVDDVILAGLSEEQAAETARNLARFEDPELIVPGASLPPLVRLPDLLDVETLNAQTVRELWATSPGLSTPIGLGENGPLSLDIVKDGPHGLVGGTTGSGKSEFLRSFVAGLAARNDPTELNFILIDFKGGAAFKACERLPHTIGTISNLDEQLADRALRALEAEMERRQRLFAEAGEDVDNLPAYLATNPAEPLPRLLLVIDEFAMLAKDFPDVLASLVSVGAVGRTLGVHMILATQRPAGVVNDDILANTNLRVALRVQSREDSANVIGVPSAASIGRAQMGRAYVKLGQDDITPVQTALVTGRAQEAIAERVQLQDVGLFGALTPRTAPAPSKSSDANDLDLLIDAVVAANEQAGFAPPRQVWPEALGERVSLAGFATALTESPADPMARPVPEVGGVVADTVVVALADEPDQQRQTPRGWNMAEGNLLLMGIPGSGTTTTLASIALALASSTDPADLDILTLDMGSRGLAAVDGLPHSVAYVGAGTGASERQVRFLRHLKTEFNRRRESHAAGRRAVVLIDGLAALRDEFQDYEGQELLDDFYRIYADGPAVGMHFAVSTTRSKAVPSAIDEVTTQRWVYRLADAYDYSALGVKGKTVPAAVPGRCVDTETLLQMHIATPDRGFESAVAEATARWGAATPKPDVIGVLPDHVPAQSIAAHMRLSGEPTLVPVGIREDTLEPALLELYEGEHAVIAGPARSGKSSLLLAIAETALALPEPERPAVWGIYDRRSPLGGLVLARSAESDEEIPALLAALRLETGPVLLLIDDAERVADGEQALAGLISGPPTRVTVVAAGRAADLRSLYGHWTKALQKSRCGVALQPDTDYDGELFGVKLPRTSPVAMSPGRGYAVSGGGVALIHAASPGGRG from the coding sequence GTGCGTATTCTGATTGATCTTGACGGAGCACGCGAGGTTGTCGACCTCGTGGCATGGCAGCAGCAGGCGACGCTCGCAGAGTTTCTCGAAAGCACGGGTCTGACCGCGATCGGGCCAGACCCGATCATGCTCGATGGGCAGGCCGTCGCACCAGACACTCTGATGGACGAGCTGACGTTTCTCGAGGGGTCGGTGCTGACGCGCGACCAGGGCGCGCCGGTCGGAGTGATCTCGGGGTGGAACGTCGCGGTCGGCGCCGGGACCGAGACCCGCCCGGCCGTGCCCGTCCCTGAGCGGCGGAAGCTCGTTGTCGGGCGCTCGCCGCAGGCCGACATCGTGCTCCCCACCGAGTCCGCATCCTGGGAACACTGCACCGTTGAACTTGAAGACGACGGGGTGCGGCTGCGCGACTCGGGCTCCACGAACGGAACCTACGTTGACGGGACTCGCGTTGATGAGGATGGGGTGCTCATCACGTCCGTGCGCACTGTCGTTGTGGGTGGCGCCGCGCTCAACATTCGACCGTCGCTCTCGGAGCCGATCGCTCCGGCTCCCGGCTCACTGCACAACCTCACGCCGGCCGCGACCGCGCCGTTCAACCGCCCGCCCCGGCCCGGCCGGCCGCAGGCGCCCGAACCGATCGAGCCACCGGCGCCAAAAGAGGTGCCGCCGGCGAGCAAGTTCAACGTCATCACCGTTGTGGCGCCGCTCATCATGGCGGTCGTGCTTGTCATCGTGCTCGGTGACATGAGGTTCGCGATGTTCGCGATGCTCAGCCCGGTCATGGCCGTGGGCATGTACTTCGAGCAGAAGCGCCGACGCAAGAAGAACCTGCAGGAAGAAGAGGAACGGTTTGCGGAGGCGCTCACCGTCTTCGCGGAGGAGGCCACGCAGGCGGCGGCGGAGGAGAGCGCGAGGCGCCAAGACACGATCCCCGACCCCGCAGCCGTTATCCGCAGGCCCGCCCTCCCGTCGACGCTCATGTGGCAGCGCCGCCCCGGCGCCCACGACTTCCTGAGCCTGCACGTCGGCGTTGGCGATGTGCTTTGGAAGCCCGCGCTCGACACCCGTGCCTCGTCTCGGCTCGACGAGCGAGTCAAGACCACGCTTGAGTCCACGCGAATGTCGGCGGCCCCCGTGCTCGCAGACCTGAACAACGCAGGCGTCATCGGCATTGTGGGCGACCGAGACGGCGCGCTTGCGCTCGCCCGAAGCCTCGTCACTCAGGCGGCGACTCACTGCGGCCCGGCCGACCTCACCATTGGCGTCTTTTGCGACGGCGGCCGAGAGCACGACTGGGATTGGGCCTCATGGCTCCCGCACACCAGGCAGGCAGGCGCTTCTGCCGGCGCGCGCTGGATGTCGAACCAGCGCGAGACGAGCACGTCGATGCTGCGCACGCTCCAGGAAAACATTGAAGGGTTACCGACGCCCACGATGCTCACGGTGCTCGACTCCGAGGTGCTCACGGAGGGGCGCGAGTCGCCCGCGCGCGAGATGCTCGGCTACGGACGAAAGACTCCCGGAAGCGTTGAGCGGGTGGGGGAGCGCGCCCGATTGGTCAGCGGCATCGTCATTGCGGCGACGGCCGATCAGCTTCCCGCGGCCTGCACCGTCGTGGTTGACGTCGCCGCCGACGCCGCTGCGACCGTCCACCACCCCGAAGAGCTCACTCAGGTTGACGACGTCATCCTTGCAGGGCTGAGCGAGGAGCAGGCCGCGGAGACTGCGCGAAACCTCGCGCGGTTCGAAGACCCCGAGCTCATTGTGCCGGGGGCCTCCCTGCCTCCGCTCGTGCGGCTCCCAGACCTGCTCGACGTCGAGACGCTGAACGCCCAAACCGTTCGTGAGCTGTGGGCGACTTCGCCCGGCCTCTCAACTCCCATCGGGCTCGGCGAGAACGGCCCGCTGAGCCTCGACATCGTGAAGGACGGCCCGCACGGCCTCGTCGGCGGCACCACCGGATCCGGCAAATCCGAGTTCCTCCGCTCCTTCGTTGCCGGGCTCGCCGCCAGGAACGATCCGACTGAGCTGAACTTCATCCTCATCGACTTCAAGGGCGGGGCGGCGTTCAAAGCATGTGAGCGGCTCCCGCACACCATCGGAACGATCAGCAACCTCGACGAGCAGCTCGCCGACAGGGCGCTGCGTGCGCTGGAGGCCGAGATGGAGCGGCGGCAGCGCCTCTTCGCCGAGGCTGGCGAGGACGTCGACAACCTCCCCGCGTATCTCGCGACGAACCCGGCAGAGCCGCTGCCCCGGCTACTGCTCGTCATCGACGAGTTCGCAATGCTCGCGAAAGACTTCCCAGACGTGCTCGCCTCGCTCGTGAGCGTGGGCGCCGTCGGGCGTACGCTCGGGGTCCACATGATCCTCGCCACGCAGCGCCCGGCCGGCGTCGTCAATGACGACATCCTCGCGAACACGAACCTGCGCGTCGCCCTGCGGGTGCAGAGCCGCGAGGATTCTGCGAATGTGATCGGGGTGCCGTCAGCGGCGAGCATTGGCCGCGCCCAGATGGGGCGCGCCTACGTGAAGCTCGGCCAAGACGACATCACCCCCGTGCAGACGGCGCTCGTCACCGGCCGCGCCCAAGAGGCGATCGCGGAGCGGGTGCAGCTGCAGGATGTCGGTCTGTTCGGGGCACTCACGCCGCGGACGGCGCCTGCTCCGTCGAAGTCGAGCGACGCGAACGACCTTGACCTGCTCATCGACGCCGTCGTCGCGGCGAACGAGCAGGCCGGGTTTGCGCCGCCGCGTCAGGTCTGGCCAGAGGCGCTGGGCGAGCGCGTCTCGCTTGCTGGGTTTGCGACCGCTCTGACCGAGTCTCCTGCCGACCCGATGGCGCGCCCCGTCCCCGAAGTTGGCGGCGTCGTTGCAGACACCGTTGTTGTCGCCCTTGCTGACGAGCCCGACCAGCAACGGCAGACCCCGCGGGGCTGGAATATGGCCGAGGGGAACCTCCTGCTCATGGGGATCCCGGGAAGCGGCACCACCACGACCCTCGCGAGTATCGCCCTCGCGCTCGCGAGCTCGACCGACCCGGCAGACCTCGACATTCTGACGCTCGACATGGGGTCGCGCGGCCTCGCCGCCGTCGACGGACTGCCGCACTCGGTGGCCTACGTTGGCGCCGGGACCGGGGCGAGTGAGCGCCAGGTGCGCTTCCTGCGGCACCTGAAGACCGAGTTCAACCGGCGCAGGGAGTCGCACGCGGCCGGGCGCCGCGCGGTCGTGCTCATCGACGGCCTCGCCGCCCTTCGCGACGAATTCCAAGACTACGAGGGGCAGGAGCTGCTCGACGACTTCTACCGCATCTACGCCGACGGGCCGGCCGTCGGCATGCACTTCGCAGTGTCGACCACGCGCTCGAAGGCCGTGCCTTCAGCGATCGACGAGGTGACGACGCAGCGGTGGGTCTACCGCCTCGCCGACGCGTACGACTACTCTGCCCTCGGCGTAAAGGGAAAGACAGTCCCCGCGGCGGTGCCCGGTCGGTGCGTCGACACGGAGACGCTGCTGCAGATGCACATCGCGACCCCCGACCGCGGGTTCGAGAGCGCCGTCGCCGAGGCCACCGCGCGATGGGGTGCGGCGACGCCGAAGCCTGACGTCATCGGCGTGCTGCCCGATCACGTGCCGGCCCAGAGCATTGCGGCGCACATGCGGCTCAGCGGCGAACCCACCCTGGTCCCCGTCGGCATCCGCGAGGATACGCTGGAGCCCGCCTTGCTCGAGCTGTACGAGGGCGAGCACGCGGTGATCGCCGGGCCCGCTCGCTCCGGGAAGTCGTCGCTGCTGCTCGCGATCGCCGAGACCGCGCTCGCGCTGCCCGAGCCGGAACGGCCCGCCGTGTGGGGCATCTACGATAGGCGCTCACCGCTCGGTGGCCTCGTCCTTGCGAGGTCGGCCGAGAGCGACGAAGAGATCCCTGCGCTGCTCGCGGCCTTGCGGCTCGAGACCGGGCCCGTGCTCCTGCTCATCGACGACGCCGAGCGCGTTGCCGATGGCGAGCAGGCGCTCGCGGGGCTCATCTCCGGGCCGCCTACACGGGTCACGGTCGTCGCCGCTGGCCGCGCCGCCGACCTGCGCAGCCTCTACGGGCACTGGACCAAGGCGCTGCAAAAGTCGCGTTGCGGTGTCGCGTTGCAGCCCGATACCGACTACGACGGCGAGCTGTTCGGCGTGAAGCTCCCGCGTACCTCGCCGGTGGCGATGAGCCCGGGCCGCGGCTACGCGGTCTCCGGTGGCGGCGTCGCGCTCATTCACGCGGCCTCGCCGGGCGGACGAGGCTAA
- a CDS encoding ABC transporter substrate-binding protein: MSRGTTAEDLTEMSDDAGEAKRFSWRSRRGLIVAICVVVVLAVAAAVVFGVIRGNRTVEQDPVAVTVPVPIRGVDVPAQTKVGVIVTTGSGSAEASDWAQAADGAVVARERLALGGSEIELVVENDKGTANGSAEAMTALVEQGVVGVVYASSGSHIEAGIDVASEHGLAVVLPFEQVPESSKGVWTLAPESADLEEQFARVLASYERPLHVNAGRGLPEGVKIADELVYRSGSGPEGLAMQAAEMTGSDPLAHGGYAGGTDDEEDGAEEAKPAPQKRVDAIVLSGPALLQANITQELQSRNVTVPILLTPAATSPNFEAMLALNGASVSPTLRTIGYDWDDAVALGNDGRGRSSSAFLAAIRLLSADGKTMNLTEDASFAEVSGAADGRAHDAVLALARAAADAGSTEPARVSAALAGLSLVAGDSITGPEMDFASPQVVSAKAVELYATGQQLGLRPESEKSTDVLVWFTEPAAQ, translated from the coding sequence GTGAGCCGGGGCACGACAGCGGAAGACCTCACTGAGATGTCAGACGACGCGGGCGAAGCCAAGCGCTTCTCGTGGCGCTCGCGCCGCGGCCTCATCGTCGCCATCTGCGTCGTCGTGGTGCTCGCGGTCGCCGCGGCCGTGGTATTCGGCGTGATCCGGGGGAACCGCACGGTGGAGCAAGACCCGGTGGCGGTGACCGTGCCCGTGCCGATCCGGGGTGTTGACGTTCCCGCGCAGACCAAGGTCGGCGTCATCGTCACGACGGGCTCCGGCAGCGCCGAGGCCTCAGACTGGGCCCAGGCTGCCGATGGGGCGGTCGTCGCACGTGAGCGGCTCGCCCTTGGAGGGAGCGAGATCGAGCTTGTCGTGGAGAACGACAAGGGCACGGCGAACGGCTCCGCGGAGGCGATGACGGCGCTCGTTGAGCAGGGCGTTGTCGGCGTCGTCTACGCGAGTAGTGGGAGCCACATTGAGGCGGGTATCGACGTCGCCTCGGAGCACGGCCTCGCCGTCGTGCTGCCCTTCGAGCAGGTGCCAGAGTCCTCGAAGGGGGTGTGGACGCTTGCGCCCGAGAGCGCCGACCTCGAAGAGCAGTTCGCACGCGTGCTCGCGAGCTACGAGCGCCCACTCCACGTGAACGCTGGCCGCGGGCTCCCCGAGGGGGTGAAGATTGCCGACGAGCTCGTCTACCGGAGCGGCTCGGGGCCCGAAGGGCTTGCCATGCAGGCCGCAGAGATGACCGGCAGCGACCCCCTCGCCCACGGCGGTTACGCGGGCGGCACCGACGACGAGGAAGATGGGGCTGAGGAGGCGAAGCCCGCCCCGCAGAAGCGCGTCGACGCTATCGTGCTGAGCGGCCCCGCGCTGCTGCAGGCCAACATCACGCAGGAGCTGCAGTCTCGAAACGTCACCGTGCCGATCCTCCTCACCCCGGCAGCGACGAGCCCGAACTTCGAAGCCATGCTCGCTCTGAACGGGGCATCGGTCTCGCCGACGCTCCGCACGATCGGGTACGACTGGGACGACGCGGTGGCGCTCGGAAACGACGGGCGCGGCCGTTCATCGTCAGCGTTCCTTGCGGCGATCCGCCTGCTCAGCGCAGACGGCAAGACCATGAACCTTACCGAGGACGCCTCGTTCGCTGAGGTGAGTGGCGCGGCCGACGGCCGAGCACACGATGCCGTCCTCGCGCTCGCGCGAGCGGCCGCTGACGCTGGCAGCACCGAACCCGCGCGGGTGAGCGCGGCGTTGGCGGGGCTCAGCCTTGTCGCCGGCGACTCGATTACCGGCCCCGAGATGGACTTCGCGAGCCCGCAAGTGGTCTCAGCCAAGGCCGTCGAACTCTACGCAACCGGGCAACAGCTCGGCCTCAGGCCGGAGTCGGAGAAGAGCACCGACGTGCTGGTCTGGTTCACCGAGCCAGCCGCCCAGTAA
- a CDS encoding serine/threonine-protein kinase, whose translation MATLKPGAALGASYRLVELLGSGAAGDVWLAETAGGGEQVAAKILKAEHASDPALVERFIRERSVLIGLRHPNIVAVRDLVVEGETIAIVMDLIPGGSLRELLEERQTLKPSEALTLVAQVFRALGEAHGRSVTHRDIKPDNVLLTEQWTGPSDGTVRVADFGIAAVVSERNRQTTGILGTPQYMAPELISHGRTTPAADVYSTGVMLYELLAGRTPFAGPGTDFTIAYRHVTSQPPRLDLPAPLADWVARLLAKDPGERPGAVEAAAEAARLAKRFESTAPLERAAAPAEFEEIERPATMLRSDLLQPSEVGGPDLYARVLSEDAPELGDAGQQTTVRPMPRLQAPVREPEAGLDEGGKSRPAWLNRKNVLLGAVGVVSLGVLVGGMMWVFGGGKEEAAPVADEALEVSQQDQQLPTGLSVARSATYDPDERRVSLEVTYSAQKAPLSGSFLEVVPAAGDGAACPPVVWEGASAAKHQAATGLDAKCGWRLDGVEIPADGRVTVQGSLPLEVADEAGLREWLELVSTETQAALLDPESRSTAYPVQRLVDVSVVVPARTVGQSALPITLLPIWPGGVDEVNPLYQSPSTGATTRMLAEVAGGEAGVRFSDSCSGAVAVSSDGLAVTTLAPTSECRIRAVVGNFTNLESAPLSITTRE comes from the coding sequence ATGGCAACCTTGAAGCCCGGAGCCGCGCTAGGTGCGTCGTACCGACTTGTCGAGCTGTTGGGATCCGGCGCAGCCGGTGATGTCTGGCTGGCCGAGACTGCTGGCGGCGGTGAGCAGGTCGCGGCCAAGATCCTGAAAGCCGAGCACGCGAGCGACCCGGCGCTCGTCGAGCGCTTCATTCGCGAGCGTTCGGTGCTGATCGGGCTGCGCCATCCCAACATCGTGGCGGTGCGCGATCTTGTCGTTGAGGGTGAGACCATCGCCATCGTCATGGACCTCATCCCCGGTGGTTCGCTCAGGGAGCTGCTCGAAGAGAGGCAGACGCTGAAGCCGAGCGAGGCGTTGACGCTTGTCGCGCAGGTGTTCCGCGCGCTCGGTGAGGCGCACGGCCGGTCGGTGACGCACCGCGACATTAAGCCCGACAACGTGTTGCTCACGGAGCAGTGGACGGGGCCCTCCGACGGCACCGTTCGCGTGGCCGACTTCGGCATCGCCGCCGTTGTGAGCGAGCGGAATCGGCAGACCACCGGCATTCTCGGCACCCCGCAGTACATGGCGCCCGAACTCATCAGCCACGGCCGCACGACGCCCGCGGCCGACGTGTACTCGACCGGGGTGATGCTCTACGAGCTGCTCGCGGGGCGGACGCCGTTTGCCGGGCCCGGAACCGACTTCACGATCGCGTACCGCCACGTGACGTCGCAGCCGCCCCGGCTCGATCTGCCGGCCCCGCTCGCGGACTGGGTGGCGCGCCTGCTCGCGAAGGATCCGGGGGAGCGGCCGGGGGCAGTCGAGGCCGCGGCCGAGGCCGCGCGGCTCGCCAAGCGTTTCGAATCGACAGCGCCACTTGAGCGAGCGGCCGCGCCAGCGGAGTTTGAAGAGATCGAGCGGCCGGCGACGATGCTGCGGAGCGACCTGCTACAGCCCAGCGAGGTCGGTGGCCCTGACCTCTACGCGCGGGTGCTGAGCGAGGATGCCCCCGAGCTCGGAGACGCTGGGCAGCAGACCACCGTGCGGCCGATGCCGCGCCTACAGGCGCCGGTGCGGGAGCCGGAGGCAGGCCTGGATGAGGGCGGGAAGTCTCGGCCCGCCTGGCTCAACCGGAAGAACGTGCTGCTCGGCGCCGTCGGGGTGGTCTCGCTGGGGGTGCTCGTCGGCGGCATGATGTGGGTGTTTGGCGGCGGCAAAGAAGAGGCCGCGCCGGTTGCCGACGAGGCGCTTGAGGTATCGCAGCAAGACCAGCAGCTGCCCACGGGGCTCTCGGTTGCGCGCTCGGCCACCTACGACCCCGACGAGCGGCGGGTCTCGCTTGAGGTGACCTACTCCGCGCAGAAGGCGCCGCTGTCGGGCTCGTTCCTGGAGGTCGTTCCCGCGGCCGGGGACGGCGCCGCCTGCCCTCCGGTGGTGTGGGAGGGAGCGAGCGCCGCGAAGCACCAGGCCGCGACGGGGCTCGATGCGAAGTGTGGGTGGCGGCTCGACGGGGTCGAGATTCCCGCCGACGGGCGCGTCACCGTCCAGGGGTCGCTTCCGCTCGAGGTTGCGGACGAAGCAGGGCTGCGCGAGTGGCTTGAGCTCGTGTCGACCGAGACCCAGGCAGCGCTACTTGACCCCGAGTCGCGGTCTACCGCCTACCCGGTGCAGCGGCTCGTCGATGTGTCGGTGGTCGTGCCGGCTCGCACGGTCGGGCAGTCGGCCCTGCCGATCACCCTGCTCCCGATCTGGCCCGGCGGCGTGGATGAAGTGAACCCGCTGTATCAGAGTCCATCGACGGGGGCCACGACCCGCATGCTCGCCGAGGTGGCTGGGGGCGAAGCAGGGGTTCGCTTCTCAGACAGCTGCTCTGGTGCGGTCGCCGTGTCGTCGGATGGACTAGCGGTGACAACGCTCGCCCCGACCTCGGAGTGCAGGATCAGGGCGGTCGTCGGCAACTTCACGAATCTCGAAAGCGCACCGCTGAGCATCACGACAAGGGAATGA
- a CDS encoding pyrophosphorylase has translation MSRVLSTEEAKTAIRQIQSIIAGGFTDQITQLDAQGRVLSDPNTWDGPLAATFRGSTWPETKTALDKAKQQLEELRTQLDKISQDIFTAGGGA, from the coding sequence ATGTCACGCGTACTCTCTACCGAAGAAGCCAAGACGGCGATCCGTCAGATCCAGTCGATTATCGCCGGCGGCTTCACCGATCAGATCACCCAGCTCGACGCGCAGGGCCGCGTCCTGTCTGATCCAAACACGTGGGACGGCCCGCTCGCTGCGACGTTCCGCGGCTCAACCTGGCCCGAGACCAAGACTGCGCTCGACAAGGCGAAGCAGCAGCTCGAAGAGCTCCGCACCCAGCTCGACAAGATCTCGCAGGACATCTTCACCGCAGGCGGCGGCGCCTAG